aaattatccagcacacctgaatttatcccagatatttgaaaatgggcatcaattcggtttaattgcaagacagtactgccatctatgacttgaaactagagaaatagcgtttgactatttaaaaacatgagtattttttaatttgaagcctgttttttttattcaaattcagcctcaaatctatgtttcgtcaatttgcatcatactaatgaatgataatgaagaaataaagcagtttgataaagtattatagctcaagtatcaaattcccTAAACGCTataggagcatctcttaaaacccccttttaaaaccttttaaaatctttgaaatactagaaaactccttaaaatacagttatctattcaaataattcgtagaagcattactAGTCACTttaacacagtaaatttttagaaataatctggtttttgttgaaaaacacaagtggtgctattcttatttcgcacccttttttcatagttttggtcctcaacgccatttgcaacgtccaaaaaaagtaaacttatgcttgatctatccgttaaacaattcgaaacaatttgtagaagaaaattttggtgattttcaaacattcatattttaacaagaaaaacacatagtggtgctattcttatttcgctcactgtagggttgtgaattttaccagtcattttgactggtcacggtccgagtgtccatggcgaaatttttctcgcttattaaaagagctagtgaaataaaaaatacacagttttgtagagatttaaaattcatgaaaagtcgtattttttgcaaatttttagagcgtagtgtttaaaagatattcaacaaacaaagtgtccaaccagtcattttgactggtgcggtctttctagtgttaatccagggttgctagcgaaccgagAAAATagggaataccgggaaaaactttggaatttcatcacatcacaggaaaaaaaaaaaataaatattttttaaaaagacatacaccgtctaagccgatttaggctttaaagactgaataaatggattcggtgagccgaatattcggcttaacgattTTTTTGTGGTATTCGCCGAccaaatattcggtacatctctagtgtTTATgtaatgattaattttaataatattttttagtgACCTAATGCCTAAGTTTTCGACTTCAAATGGATCAGTTTTTAGATGGTCctgtttcctttattttttttcatgcaaaaagCAAGTATTTTTCTCCCAGCTCTAGTTTTTGAGATTCaagggtaatttttgaaattgttagcaacattttagaacattttttttatttgattagagagacttttaactttttcagttaattcgtctctttttttttagaacatttctAAGATACTCAAATCGAATCAATGAGCTTCCAGTGGCGtctttaaagtttatttattacaatttgGTGATATATGAGAAAACGAGgatattttagaatatttttttatcaaaatgaatcaaatattttttagagtaaaaaaaaaacgcagtttcaacaaagttgttaatggaatttgaatctttgataccGAAAGCTCATAAATGGCCTTcaatgatgtcagaaatagttacattttttctattgtATTCTTAAAATTTGTGGAATTTGTTTTTCGAGCATTGTTTCATTGAAACTAAAATAGCTAGGTCATCATTAGTTTTCAAACATATGAGAGATAATAAAACGAttcgaaatcagtttttgtttttttaagcgGGTTGTTagtttattatttatcaatgattgattttactcaaaactgagtggttttttaatatcaaaacgCAATATCATTATATTTGACAGAAGCTGAAAAGTTATTTGAATTCAGGAtggcaaaatcaatttttgaaacaaaggttTTACAGgtttgaaaacatgtttttattgtaATCTGCGTTTTATAACAatgcttagagcaagttcactggtttggggaaaaagtggtagaaattttgtcacttttagcacattttgaaaattttgcatgcaaaaaacattttcaagatctgtgaccttcaagtttttttaacaacacgtgttgtattttcgcatgctgtgatgcaaatatagtaatatttctatcacatacggctgaaataaaaacagtgctgtaaaaaaatacaacgcccaaagatcttgaaaacatttttgcatggaaaaattttcgaaatgtcaaaatttctaccacttttttctcAACACCAGTTAACTTGTTCTTTTAGTTTCAGAAAATTGTATGTAGGAGAAAGTAGACGGACACttccaatatttcgaaaattacaatgtttgacacaaatttaatgatgggaatatgttcgtCTAAGTGTATCAACACCTTCGAgaccttttgtttatttatagcaagcaaagtcccataaaagtaaacaaaaaaaaaaaacaaaaattttgagtatCCATTATCTGATGTAGTTTTCTTCCTCATAAATTTGTTcataactcgcaaaattttcaaaaacttcaactgTTTTTAAAGGTAgagtgtttattaggcttcttttCAACAATTCGGAGGAAAACCAGCGAATTTCGGTCAAAGGGCTTGaacaacaaacgttttgaaaaaaaatagttactaAGGcaggtaagacggacacctcaatgtcgggtaaaatggacacataagtttctccaagtattttaatattttcatcggtttgttcctccatatgccttcagaagaccttggcaagagcaattgtcggtcgaaaagcactcaccatctaaaacaggccataaaaacagtaaaaatatgatttccggTGATgaaagcgcctataaaatacgACATTCCGAAACCCCATTGTTTCGCTTTTGGATTCGGACAAGTTGGTttcattttggttgaaaaacgttttcaaatgcttaaattagaaaaatatctacttttacagcaatttttaCCTTATACTTGTAAAAACTACCTTTTTtgagcagtgtccgttttacccgaccatttttgaaaagtgtaattgCAAGCGTGTTTTGAATagctataaaaacagtcttgataAAGGAAATTTACTGATTCCAATGGTTAATGCaatagcaaacaacctaaacagcccatctgcacgaaaactgcgatgaaaaacCCAATATCTGATTAtttattgcgattctaccttagggtgtccgtcttacccgactttcccctacactGTTGAGTCTCTTTGATTTTGACACCTTGTTTGTACATTTTTCAGCCTTTGTTTAGCAAGCTTAGGCTTAGCATGTGTTTGTAGAGACTTATATAAGATTTGtattataaaattacaaaatatgttaCAACTTTATCATTAACCGGAACAATTATTTAGTTCGTTATCAGTTACAATtaactgtaacttttttcactgaaatttaaataaaatttttttttgcataacaatGCTAACCCTCAACTGAATGAACTATGAAAtcgttgagatttttttttcaatggaaatatTTCATTGGTTCTAACTAGGTACGAaagattctcataaaaaaatgtatctgTTTTCGATCATTTTAATTGTTCAAATAATGTACGAATcagcttttttgttttaattatgaaTATAGTTTGCAACGTTTTACAGTACTGAATCATGCTATAAATAATTCAAGAAAAGTTCGAGACCATATATGGGATCGTATGCAGTAGGGTATTTagaaatgttttcttcaaaactttaaTGGCTACTACAAAGAATTCATTGTTccctctttaaaaaaatacaatttcaattataaatccaaattttatctGAAACTTAAAATTCATTGGTTCTgaagttcgtttttttaaattgtataggTAGTTTAATTAAAGTttcaatcaatttgaaattcaaaataattattacaATTCACTACGCTAtggaaatcaaaaatgaatgttttttatttttattgatttacgattaaaaatttaaataacttagttttgtattctttttgaatttttttaatatttatttcgaaattgaaattccttaattttattcaaaatacagCACATCGGGTTCAtctgaattgaataaatgttttcaatttttcttaatcTCATAATTTGATATGCTGGTAAATAATttccaaaactgttaaaattgtccatatatattttttttgaattttgaagtcagaattgaaaaaaagatcgTGATTCCCAAGTTCTGCAATAAGAACTTTGAAAcgaaaagctggaatttttgaccgaaaaaaatcaggaatttcAAAAAGTTGTCAACCAACCTGTATTAAATATTTCGAGATCCCTGCTTGTGACTAGATTCTATTATGTTTTTCTAGGTACATCATGtcaaatatcataattttgtgCGTGACTGAAAAAAAGTGTGTATAGATTAATGAGAGATTTCTAGTTATAGcaagatttttttcctattatTAATGatttctgtttaatttttttttattaaagatcaATATAATATTCATTTCCTttatataatgttttttttactaaaccAAACTTACGCGGTTGTAACTGTCCGGATTCTAAACGACAATATTTTGATGcacttttcacatttttttttacaaacttttatttttagctACAGCTGTAaaaattgtggagcaaaacgATGAATAGCTGCGAATTTCGTTTGATTCGTGACAATAGTTTATGGAGACCTGTTaatatgatataaaaaaaaactacgggTTGAAAGACGCTGAAATCATCGTCGTTATTTAATACCGGTTAAATAGTTTTGGTAAACAGTTGTTAAAAATGTGAAAgctgaaatgtgaaatttttttttcaccatgtTTAAACATTCGAAAACTAGTAAAATAACATCATTTTCAACCTGAAATACCGGGAAAAACCTTGGAATTTCAAATCGAAATATTACTAGCAACCCTGTTAATAAGAGCCAAATATATTTACttccaattttattttggaaaagcaAAGGTTCTATTCTTAAATGTCCTCACTAAATATCAACGAAGCAACCTTATATGAACTGCAGGAAATAAGatcatgatttcaaagtagtcgaagattcctttgaatgcagctacagtatttgaaagacccaaatactagtatttcactagctacttgctagcatcctcagtgggttatcgacttcgataacccactgaggatgctagcaagtagctagttaaatactagtatttgggtctttcaaatactgtagctgaattcaaaggaatcttcgactactttgaaatcatagtttcattcagctaagaggttcttcaaacctttgattattagaAATAAGATCAATTTCGATAAGGTTTTATCTGTTCCGTTAGAATATTATTCATGACTAAAATATATACCTATGCTATTCTTTAAACTTGGGGTGACTCGGTGACTCTCTATCTTAAGAAGAACATGAATGGATATATTTATCATTCATTGAAAACTTTTGGCAGCAACATTTTCCTCGAAGATGCGATCGCTCCCAAAAATATCCCGTTGgatgaaaaacaaacgaaaaaaaattgttccaaaAATAGTATCACCCATAGATCCTCACGTGTGCTTATTTGACTGTATTCCTTCCCCCGAAAAATTCAAATCCACCAGATGATGAtctatgctgctgctgctgcctgaTTCCTAAAGATGCGCCTCAAATTTCGCCAGGATCGTCTAGGTTTGCGGCGCACGGTCGCGTGACGATGGATGGATTGGATAGAAGGAAGGACGTAAAGGAAGAATGAGGAAGGATGCAAGCGCAAAGGAATACACCGAAGGTGTGCGCCGCTGCTCGCTGCACTCCACCCGGTTAGGGTCGGAAGACGGCAAGGAAGCGGGAGGAAAATGAGCAGATGGAACCGATTCGAAGAGCAGCCGGCCCCGTCATAGCCGATTTTTATGTGTACATAAGCGAGAGCATGAAGCAAAGCGAAAAGCGAGAAGGAACATACAACATTATGCTGTTGCCTGGGCTCGCGGTGCGCCTCGAGTGAGCCGAAATACGCAGGAGAGCTTCGAATGGTTAGTCAGTTCAGAGCCAGCCGTCCAACGGTGTAGTCACACAGAAAATTCCTCGTTGGGTTCCCTTGGGTTTTGCACTTAAGCCAAAGTGTTTGGGTTTTCTTTGGGGTAACTTAAGTTTGTGAAGATTCGAGTTTTTGATTGGGACTTCAGTGACTTCCTTTGGGATTCCGGAAGTTTGTTATCAGTGAAAAGAGTCCTCTAAGTTTATCGTGTTCAAAAGTGTGGGAACCAAAATTAAAGTGGCATAAAAATATAAGCGAGAAATACGCAAGCCAGTGCAAAGGAATACGCGATCCGTTGAAGAACGCCAAGTTAAAAGAAAGTCGTTGAAAAACAAAGCACAAGACGAACGATCTTTTCCCAGTGCCCgatcagttgttgttgtttgttcgTTCGAAGTTCGAAGCCTGGGAACGAAAGGTTGGAAGTATAATAAAAACTGTTATGTGTGATTAATTCAGTCGCGAGTTTTGGAACGCGCGCGCCTCTTCGAGAGTGTGCTTAACTGGGATTTATCATCTGGAATTTTACCGGTCCTCTATGGGTGTACTGAACGTGATCAGTTCCGGTGTCGGTGCAGCAGCAGTCGAGTGCCAGCCAGCGGCGTGCAAGAAGAGCGATAACATCTTCTCGCCGATCAAGAACAAGATGAAAGTGCTCAAGAAGATCAAGAAACGGATGGGACTAGGTtagtatctattttttttttgaggagaAAAAACGTCTGTGTAGAAGCCGCTTATATGGCGACCGTTAGAAAAAAAGCGAGTGCATTTCGAGGGGAAGTAAGCACTTAATCCACAGGATGCATAAGGAATGGGTAATCCTCCCGCGGGAAAGGCAGCTGCAAGCTGCCGTTTTCCCCTTACAAgccatttttcctttttgtgaAGGCTTGTCTGTTGCACATAGAATGGTGATGGTTGGTTGTGTAACGAACTTTTGCGCACCCCTTCTCGACGAAAAAACAACCGTTTTGGTCCGTTGATTTCGTTACAGCACCCAGCAGACACGAATGGAGTTCGAACAACGCATCGAGGGGGAAATGAATTTACCtttcattcatcaaaaaaaaaaaggtaacccTAGCGAGTTAGTTCCAAAGAGCACCGGGTATTTTTCGGTTTGATGGGTACTCATCCAACTGAAAATCTCCGGGCAGGTTCAAGTTTTCTTCTGCTCATTTGTTTTAAGTTCCCGGGTAATCGGGAAAGAATCCCGGTTGCACTGATTTGTATTCTGGAGTCATGGTTCAGGTGATCCAGATCCATCGGATATCATGACAAGCTCCAACCAAGGACCGGACGTCAAAGTGTGTTACGCTTCCATGCGCGCCACCGATAATTCGAATCGAAAGACttcgaagtaaaaaaaagaatccgTCAGAACGGAGTCGCCGCCGGACGGGCAATTGGCGACGACGGAGTTTCTCGACCGTAATTCCTTTAGCACTAACTATCTATCGGGGGCACTTGGCCCCGGGAAGGCACGTACACGCTTCGACGAAAGCTCTCTCTACGTCGCGCCATTCAAGACGCGCCGTCCATCCGTCCGACTGACCGTCGTCGTCAAGACACTGCTGAATAGtaataataacaaataattaATTCTTTCATGATGCGATGAGATATAAAAATGTCCACCgacagctttttttttgtcgtttgctGCTTCTCCTCGGTATCTCgaggtttgaattttttttattgtcgcTACTAGCTGCAACTCGGACGATCTTTATCAATTCGAGGCCGTTTGTGCACTAGAGTGGCTTTAAAAAAAGGCAATTTCGATTGAGATAAAACAGTTTAAGTCATATGTGGTAATGGAATTGTTCAATCTAACGTACTTACTATTAAAATACGTTAAAAATCTATTTGGAAATAACATTCGTCCTATTGTCAGCTTGAGGCTTAAggccattttttttccaataaaaaaagacataaatcGCCCAAAATGTTTACCGGTATAGTAATTTTAAAGTGTTATCTTAAGATAACGATTAAACTAAACGTAAACCAAACGTTATACGCAAAACACGAATCTTTTTTGATTTACTTTTAACCAAACTGGAGTTGGTGTCGTTCATGATGATTCTTTCAATCATCCGTCTACTAATACAATTCATCTATGTACTGTTgactgtaaagttttttttttatttggtctcCAACACGCCTAACCTATTTCAGTTATTCTCGTTTTTATCAGTTGTCACTCAAGCTGAATTTTGTCGATAGGTACTGTGCTataatttattcttaaaaaatctACTCATTGTAGAAATTGTTGTTATAAAGTGTACTGTTCCTGCAATAATATTTCTAACGTACTGACTGTCTGATTTTTGCTCtccgaaataaaaaagaaaaccacCCCACTGGCGACATCTCATCGCGACATTCGACTGACCATTGGAGCTGCACTTGATTATTATTCCCGGGTGCAGCGCCTCGCCTCGCTTCATCGGGATGTCTCCACAGCTCCCCTTTAATCCATAAACGATCGCAAGTGTGGGAActttccttggatatggcgCGTCGTCTGCTTCGATTCGGTCAACAAAGTCACACGCGTGCCAACAAAACGCGATGACGCGCGCCGATCGACTCTCGCCTCGCTCAGCTCATCCGGCACCCGGAGCTGTTGTTGTTACATAGGCAGCTTGGCAATTGTAATAACCTACTTAAAAAGCCTCGACCAACTGAAGCGTAACCATACCTACTGGTCATGGGCCGTACAGCGGAAATTGCAAATAGTTTTCCCCaatcacgattttttcctttctttggATCGTTCAATCATAATCGAAAACTTTCTCCAAACAAAACTCGCAACGGTAAAGCAGCGACGAAGCGCGCGGTTCAATTACATTTTGGGCAGATGTTTGAAGTTTGGTTTTCCCACACATCTTCTTCCCTCATGTCTTACGAAACTGTTGCTTTTCCCATCTTATTTCGTACGCCCTTTTCTCATTTCTTGGTTCCTCGAAAACCCGAAACTTCCTTCAATAGAAGCAATTCAATTCAGGGGTAAATCCAGCTGCTGATGTCTAGCGAAGAAGCGAGGAAACCCAAAGACCGAAAATCGTCCTTTTTCGTTCATCCCTGCTTCTCgcttctttaaaaacttttcttccGAAAGGACGATTCTCTTGCTAGCAGCTAGCTTGCATCCCTCCCGAAATTGGTTTCGGTTCTGGCTATTTACATTTTCAATCAACATCTGTCCCTTCTCTGCGAGAGCTGTTGTTTCGTCTTTCACAATCCATGAAAATCCATCGGGATTTTGCGCAACCTCTCTTCTATGTCGGAAGAATTTGTCCCCGATTGACTAACTCTAGGGTGCGAGGGTGTAACTTGATGGAATTTGTTATTCGAACGCAAAGCAATGAAAGGGCAAAAACACTCACAGATGTAAACGTAATTAAAAGCTGTCTGGTCTAAAACGACAGAATTCTCTCGAGGGAGCTGTcttctttttttattggaaccatttttttttaacgtaaaGATCTGCTACGTGATTTTAAGTTTGTCCTCCTTCAGGTTCAATGTTCAAAACCGAAAAGGAAGTGGCTACGTGAGGGCTCCCtctattaaaacaaataaaaaacaagagGGGGGAAACGAGACATTACCGCATATATGCAAACACGTGTTCGATCTCCGGCAACGGAAGAATATCGCATACCGCAACTTGAATTACAGCgacaacaacgacgacgacgaattGATTGTTATTAAGTGAGACGGTCCGTTGAAAGGAAATGAGCGATTGAAGGGGGAACACACACATGTCTCTCGACTCAAATCGTCTCAACTCAAAACCTAGGAACATATACGTGCTTAATGGGCGAGTGACAGCCGCCCGGCTTCCCGGGACCGGATATAAggcaggcaaaaaaaaaacacataatctAAAGATGCGTGGAAGGAAGCGCACCCTCCTTCCTCCTTTGGTATAAAAACGGTAGAGCATatgggttcaattttttttcgatcttcCTCTTAAATTTCGGGAAAGGAAGTCGGAAATACCATTTCCGATCTCCTATTCATTTGtttcttccgaaaaaaaaattcgttttgaatGCATTCCAGCTCACCTGTTCATCATCGTCAGCTTGAGActaaattgttttttcttctcttttccaTTACAGCTCCCCGCAGTGCATCGTCCTGTCCCGGCCCAAATAATCTGCCGCCTCTACAGTTCCACAGTGTGCACGGAGACAACATTCGAATCTCCCGCGATGGATTCACAGCCCGGCGGTACGAATCGTTCTGCAAGGGCATCGCCTTCAGCGCTCGGCCAGTTCGAGTCAACGAGCGAGTCTGCGTCAAGTTCCTCGATATGTCCAACAACTGGAGCGGAGTTATCCGGTTCGGATTCACCTGCAACGATCCCGCCACACTGCGTGGAAATCTGCCAAAGTATGCCTGCCCGGATCTAACCAACAAGCCCGGATTCTGGGCCAAGGCTTTGAACGAGCGATACTGTTATCGTAACAACGTTCTGTTCTACTACGTGACCCCTTCCGGGGATGTCCACTTCGGAATCAACGGCGAGGAGAAGGGAGTCTTCATCACCGATGTTGATGCCCGCGGACCCCTATGGGCTGTGATCGATATCTATGGTAATAGCACAGCCGTTGAGCTGCTCGATTCCCGCATCTACATGttccagcaacagcagcagcaacagcatcaCCACCATCAGCATCCGTCAACGGCTCAAGGCCAAACCTGCGGCCGTCGCTCTGCCGATCAAGAAATCATCCCCCAGATGGAATCACTCAACATCAATCAGCACAACCAACAGCTGCTGGAAGAACGACCCGTCGCAGCACCTGCAGTAGTCAACAACGCAGCAAACATGCGATACAACAGCCCTGCACCAGGACTACTACCACTTCCGTTCCATCCCGTCCGAGGCCGTAACATCAAGTTCTCAGCAGACCGTTCAATCGCCAACCGAGTCGAAACGGAATTCTGCCAAGGCTACGTCTTCACTCCCCGTCCAATCAAAATCGGCGAACGCCTCATCATCCAGATCCTTAAAACCGACAACATGTTTGTAGGATCGTTAGCCCTCGGCCTAACCTCCTGCGATCCAGCCACCCTCCAACTAACCGACCTCCCAGACGATTCCGACCTGCTGCTAGACCGTCCGGAATACTGGGTCGTCAGCAAAGATGTCGCCACCACGCTGGTCCGTGGAGACGAACTCTGCTTCTCGATCTCCGTCACCGGCGAGGTCTCGATCAGCAAAAACGGCGGTCCCGGTTCCGTCATCATGCACATCGACCAGAGCCTGCAGCTGTGGGCCTTCCTGGATGTGTACGGATCCACCCAAAGTGTTCGCCTCTTCAGCCACACCATCCCTGCTCCGATTGCGGCCGCTTCCTGCTCGGCCCTGTACGAACCACGCACCCTTTCGGCTTCAACCAGCCAGCGTAGCCTCCAGGTTGCATCCATGACCGCAGCAGCCGTCCAACAACCACAGTCGGTTCAACATCAACCACAACAGCACCCGCAGCAGCAAACCATCCGCCCGGACATGATCCAGATCAATCCCGGTGGCACCGTTCTGGTTGTGAACCTACCGCCAACCGAAGTCATCTCGCCGGCTTCCTCACAAGCCTCGGTCGTCCAGCATGCACAGGCTTCCATCATTTCACGCGGAGGTCTCCCGAATTCGGCCTCCACCCTGTCCGTTCCACTTTCGACACTATCGCTATCCTCGCATACCGGCTCTTCGACCGGTGAACTTGTTCCGGCTTACAGTTATCCAGAGGTAGGTTTccctcaattttttattcataatttgttgaaaatagaTTAAACGGCCAAAACGCCTTAATTTAGACTACCGCAAACATTTCCCATATGAGTGGATAATTTAAACGCCTATGTTTAGGCAAAGTTTGTTGAAGAAACATCTCAACTATGAGAATCTATCAGAAACAATCTAACGCATTCCTTCTCTGTTCTTCTTCCAGCCTCTTCCGACCTACAACAATGCTTCCAACTACTCAGCGCTTGCCGCCGCGGCCAGttccggcagcagcagcagctgcaACACTCTTCCCGCCCTTCCCCCCATGAACCCGCACCACCAGCAGCAGCCCTCGTCCTGTGCGTCCGCTGCCGGTCAACCGATCTACAGCTCGACCGGTGTCGACTGTACCATCTGCTTCGAAAAGCCGATCGACTCGGTCCTATACTCGTGTGGGCACATGTGTATGTGCTATGACTGTGCCATCAAGCAGTGGCGCGGCATCGGCGGCGGACACTGTCCCCTGTGCCGGGCCGTCATCCGGGACGTGATCCGAACCTACAAATCGTAAGAACCGATCATCGGATCAACAGTtcgacacacacacacacacagtcaTCGATACCAAATCGAAGCGAAATGAAATGTGATTCTTATTCCAAAAACAAAAgattaaagcaaaacaaaaagcaACATACAAAGAAAAGCAACATTTGAAGGCATTACGAAGAAGGAGTAGCAGAAGGAGCAAAGCTTAGTAGTagacaaataaaaagtaaaccTTTCGGAAAACATTCTGGTCAAAATTAAACACTTATATTTTATGCGAATAAATTATAAAGTAGTCAAAATTGTAATCAAGGCAAAGCGAGGAAGCTTATAGTAGCGTAGCCAGTGGAAACAAGCATGAAATGATTATTCGTTTTGAAtgtgtcgttttttttaagaaacgacCACTAGGAAGGAGAAGAAGGAATTGTTATCAGTGCAGAGCTGCAGCAGGAGGTGTTAGTTTCGTTTCCTCATCATTAAGATCGTTGACGATTGCATTAACTAGTGTGTAAGTTTGTAGGGAAAACATTTGCTAAACTATGATGAAACCAAAAAGAACAAACGCAAACTTATGTAGTCTTGTAGagaaaacaaaggaaaaaagtgtTTCCATCAAGGACACGAAggaatttgccaaaaaaacggaaaatcaTGACAAACCACacgaattgtattttttttggaaaattcataaCACAAAGGAGTGAGAATCAActttattttgtaaatctttttcagtttttgtcgattgaaaaaagtcaaaacatTTCAGTATGACCTCAcctttaatttttcatacaagTGAACATGCACAGTTATAGAAAGAACAAAAaacctaaaacaaaaaaaaaatctaatttacaaaatttattccaTCTAGTCACAAGAAATCTTAACCTACTTATATCTAAAACTGAGAGCGATGACCCAAAGGAAGATGTAGTAAATAAGCATCCCTCCCCTAAAACAACCCATGACTCCCCGATTCGGGA
This sequence is a window from Uranotaenia lowii strain MFRU-FL chromosome 3, ASM2978415v1, whole genome shotgun sequence. Protein-coding genes within it:
- the LOC129751464 gene encoding protein neuralized isoform X1 produces the protein MGVLNVISSGVGAAAVECQPAACKKSDNIFSPIKNKMKVLKKIKKRMGLAPRSASSCPGPNNLPPLQFHSVHGDNIRISRDGFTARRYESFCKGIAFSARPVRVNERVCVKFLDMSNNWSGVIRFGFTCNDPATLRGNLPKYACPDLTNKPGFWAKALNERYCYRNNVLFYYVTPSGDVHFGINGEEKGVFITDVDARGPLWAVIDIYGNSTAVELLDSRIYMFQQQQQQQHHHHQHPSTAQGQTCGRRSADQEIIPQMESLNINQHNQQLLEERPVAAPAVVNNAANMRYNSPAPGLLPLPFHPVRGRNIKFSADRSIANRVETEFCQGYVFTPRPIKIGERLIIQILKTDNMFVGSLALGLTSCDPATLQLTDLPDDSDLLLDRPEYWVVSKDVATTLVRGDELCFSISVTGEVSISKNGGPGSVIMHIDQSLQLWAFLDVYGSTQSVRLFSHTIPAPIAAASCSALYEPRTLSASTSQRSLQVASMTAAAVQQPQSVQHQPQQHPQQQTIRPDMIQINPGGTVLVVNLPPTEVISPASSQASVVQHAQASIISRGGLPNSASTLSVPLSTLSLSSHTGSSTGELVPAYSYPEPLPTYNNASNYSALAAAASSGSSSSCNTLPALPPMNPHHQQQPSSCASAAGQPIYSSTGVDCTICFEKPIDSVLYSCGHMCMCYDCAIKQWRGIGGGHCPLCRAVIRDVIRTYKS
- the LOC129751464 gene encoding protein neuralized isoform X2, producing MGQVISNSAPRSASSCPGPNNLPPLQFHSVHGDNIRISRDGFTARRYESFCKGIAFSARPVRVNERVCVKFLDMSNNWSGVIRFGFTCNDPATLRGNLPKYACPDLTNKPGFWAKALNERYCYRNNVLFYYVTPSGDVHFGINGEEKGVFITDVDARGPLWAVIDIYGNSTAVELLDSRIYMFQQQQQQQHHHHQHPSTAQGQTCGRRSADQEIIPQMESLNINQHNQQLLEERPVAAPAVVNNAANMRYNSPAPGLLPLPFHPVRGRNIKFSADRSIANRVETEFCQGYVFTPRPIKIGERLIIQILKTDNMFVGSLALGLTSCDPATLQLTDLPDDSDLLLDRPEYWVVSKDVATTLVRGDELCFSISVTGEVSISKNGGPGSVIMHIDQSLQLWAFLDVYGSTQSVRLFSHTIPAPIAAASCSALYEPRTLSASTSQRSLQVASMTAAAVQQPQSVQHQPQQHPQQQTIRPDMIQINPGGTVLVVNLPPTEVISPASSQASVVQHAQASIISRGGLPNSASTLSVPLSTLSLSSHTGSSTGELVPAYSYPEPLPTYNNASNYSALAAAASSGSSSSCNTLPALPPMNPHHQQQPSSCASAAGQPIYSSTGVDCTICFEKPIDSVLYSCGHMCMCYDCAIKQWRGIGGGHCPLCRAVIRDVIRTYKS